One segment of Macaca fascicularis isolate 582-1 chromosome 4, T2T-MFA8v1.1 DNA contains the following:
- the LOC141406889 gene encoding histone H3.3A-like yields the protein MARTKQTARKSTGGKAPRKQLATKAARKSAPSTGGVKKPHRYRPGTVALREIHRYQKSTELLLRKLPFQRLVREIAQDFKTDLRFQSAATGVLQEASEVYLVGLFEDTNLCALHTKRVTIMPKDIQLARRIRGERA from the coding sequence ATGGCCCGAACCAAGCAGACTGCTCGTAAATCCACCGGTGGGAAAGCGCCCCGCAAACAGCTGGCCACAAAAGCCGCCAGGAAAAGCGCTCCCTCTACTGGCGGGGTGAAGAAGCCTCATCGCTACAGGCCCGGGACCGTGGCGCTTAGAGAGATTCATCGTTATCAGAAGTCGACCGAGCTGCTCCTCCGGAAGCTGCCCTTCCAGAGGTTGGTGAGGGAGATCGCTCAGGATTTCAAAACCGACCTGAGGTTTCAGAGCGCGGCCACTGGTGTGCTGCAGGAGGCTAGCGAAGTGTACCTGGTGGGTCTGTTCGAAGATACTAATCTGTGTGCCCTCCACACTAAGAGAGTCACCATCATGCCCAAAGACATCCAGTTGGCTCGCCGGATACGGGGAGAGAGAGCTTAA